In uncultured Desulfuromonas sp., the genomic stretch GCTGTATCAGGTGCAGGGCCAGAAAATTGTTTTTTCCCAGGAATGGTCTCTGGGCGATGAGGGAGGCTTTGCCGCCGCACTGCTGGAAGTCGGTCAGGTTTCGGCGCAAAAAAGCGATGAGGCTCTCATTGTCGGCTTTCCCCTCAATGCGTTTAATTTCGTTCATTTTACGTTGCCGAATGCCGCCCAGGAGAATCTGGACGAAGCGGTCGGTTATGAGCTGATGCGCCATGTGGCGTATGATCTGTCTCAAGCCTGGTATGATTATCAGCTTTCGGAACAGGGCGGCAGTCTGCGGATTGACGTGATGTTGGCCCTGCGCTTGCCGCTTCAACAACAGCTAGCGGCGATTTCCGCCGCTGGTTTAACGGTGACCGGGATGGCTCCGACACTGCTTGTCGCGGCATGGCTCACCGGTCACAACGGCCTTTTTGTTCAGGGCGGCGACAAAACACTGGAATGTTTGACCTGTCGCTCCGGCCACGTTGAGTTGGCTGTTTCGCGAGACTGTGCCAATACATCCGACAGTCAGCTTTTGCAGCCTCTTCCGCAGGAGCTATCGGCAGATGATGAACTCTGTGTGCTGGACGAAAATGCTTTGACGGAAAAAATCAGTCAACAGATGGATCGAACGTTGCGGGTCTTTGCGCTGGGGGTCGGTGATTCCGTCTCGTCACTCAAGGCGTTGCCGCATCGTATCGATCTGGTTCCGCCGCATGTGCTGCGACAGCGACGGTTACGTCTTCGGCTGCTGATTGGTGCCGGTCTGCTTTTTGCGGTGAGTCTTCTGGTGTATCCTGCGGCGGAATGGCTGGGGAAACAAAGTGCCCTGGCCGGTCTTGACAGTCAGATTAGCGAGATGCGTCATCAGGTGGAAGCGCTGTCGACACTGCGAGAACAGAATCAGGAGATGAAGGATCGTGTGGAACGCCTTGCCGCTTATGTGCAGGGACGGACCCGGCCCCTTGATCTGCTCAAGGAAGTGACGGATGTCCTGACGGCGGAAACCTGGTTAAGCGCTTTTGAAATCCATGAACAACAATTGATCCTGCGCGGAACCACTGCTGACGCCACTGCCGTTCTCGAGGCTCTGGCAACATCGCCGTTGCTGCAGGATGTCAAGTTTGATTCTCCCGTGGTGAAAAAAGGGACGTTGGAAACATTTTCCATCGTCGCAACACTCAAGTAATTTTGCTGAAACAGGTATGATGAAATTTACGCGGCCAACATCGTTAACATCACTTCAACCGAATCAGCTGTTGATTCCGGTGGCTATCTTTCTATTTATTCTGGTCGCCGGTCGTTGGGCCATGGATCAATGGCACAGCCATCTTGCCGATCAGGATCAGATGCTTGAGCTGCGCCTGATGCAACGGGATAAATACCAGCGCATTATCGAGAACAGCACGGCTTATGAAAAGCTGAATACGTCCCTGGCGAACATGCAGGAAACGGTTGATCAAAAACGTCTGTTCAAGGCTGCATCTGAAGCCTTGTCCCAAGCACGCTTTCAGAATTTGATCAAAGATTTGGCAACAAAGAATCATATCGATATCCGTTCCACCAGGGCAGTCTCTTTAAAGGCGCAGGAGCAGGTGCAGCGGGTCGGCTTGCGGATTGACGCCAAGGGGGAGATCGGTGCCATTCGGGACTTTTTGGTCGATTTGCGAAATGACCCCCATTATATTTTTATTTCCTCTCTGGAGGTTCGCACCATCAATCCAAGGGAACAACGTTATTACTACCTTACGGCTGAGCTTGTGGCCATACAGG encodes the following:
- a CDS encoding PilN domain-containing protein, which codes for MAFLPKTHVLLCCEHRLLLYQVQGQKIVFSQEWSLGDEGGFAAALLEVGQVSAQKSDEALIVGFPLNAFNFVHFTLPNAAQENLDEAVGYELMRHVAYDLSQAWYDYQLSEQGGSLRIDVMLALRLPLQQQLAAISAAGLTVTGMAPTLLVAAWLTGHNGLFVQGGDKTLECLTCRSGHVELAVSRDCANTSDSQLLQPLPQELSADDELCVLDENALTEKISQQMDRTLRVFALGVGDSVSSLKALPHRIDLVPPHVLRQRRLRLRLLIGAGLLFAVSLLVYPAAEWLGKQSALAGLDSQISEMRHQVEALSTLREQNQEMKDRVERLAAYVQGRTRPLDLLKEVTDVLTAETWLSAFEIHEQQLILRGTTADATAVLEALATSPLLQDVKFDSPVVKKGTLETFSIVATLK
- the gspM gene encoding type II secretion system protein GspM; this translates as MMKFTRPTSLTSLQPNQLLIPVAIFLFILVAGRWAMDQWHSHLADQDQMLELRLMQRDKYQRIIENSTAYEKLNTSLANMQETVDQKRLFKAASEALSQARFQNLIKDLATKNHIDIRSTRAVSLKAQEQVQRVGLRIDAKGEIGAIRDFLVDLRNDPHYIFISSLEVRTINPREQRYYYLTAELVAIQDL